tttacATTAACTAGAAGTGAGACAATTATACTATAGAGATAGGGAATGGTGACTAGTATCCAACATACTTTTTGTGACATAATAACAGTGTAGAGGAGTGGTTTACAGATGGCCACATAACGGTCATAAGACATTgcagagagaataaaaaattCACTAACAATGAACATACTAAGGAGAGATGACTGGATAGCACAACCATAAAATGATATTGTATTTTGATCTACAAGAAGATTGCTTAGCATTTTTGGTCCCACAGCTGTTGAATAACCAAGATCTGTAGTAGCAAGGTTTCTGAGAAAGAAATACATGGGTGTTTGCAGCCTGGAATCAATCATGGTAAGGATAATCATGCCCAAGTTGCCAACCAGTGAGGTCAGATAAATGATGAGGAACAGTCCAAACAATGGGACCTGAAGCTCAGGGTGGTAAGTGAAGCGCACCAGGATGAATTCAGTCACTGTTGTGAGATTGTATTTCTCCATTAGAGATGATAAGAAACCCTGTTCTGAATAGAGGCACTAACATCAGTAATTTTCaaatatagaattattttatttttcaaactaatataaattatatatttcttataaaatatttgaatatgaaTCCATCTGTACAAAAATAGCATACATATAGAATTGTATCACATCATTGCCTATAATAATTTTCTTTGCCAATTAAAACATGAGTCATATTTATCTCACATTTAGTGTAAAATTAAGAGAGGGAATTATGCCCTTTGTCAAATACCTCAAACATGTATAGCTTAAAATCTTAATATTGTAACACTGATAAACCTTGCTTGGCAGGCTCATGTAGTAAATTAAATGTATtagatgggaagaaaaaaataaatcttcaaaaactGTAGAAGTTTGAAATTTCACAGACTTTGATAAAAATTATTGTCTTTTTAAGCTTATTTCtgatataaacaaaattatatttttacataatttcattttgttatgcTACATAACATTCATGCCAATTATAGTATACACATCTACTGAGAGTTTTTCAATAATTTAGGCCCTCTGGTTACATATATAGATGTGTAAAATCTTAAAACTTATAACTAAGACAGCATCATCATAACATTTATTCAATGCATTTTAGGTGAATTATTGAAAATATTGTAGCACATCACACTTGGAGTTGTccttatttgaagaaaaaataaaccatgAATCATATCTATGCAATCATCTTGCACCTTGACCTAGTGTACAGAAacatacatttgaaaataattcatCATGAATAAAATATCTTCTAAGCATAAACAGAACTAATACAACCTTGTACTTTTTACTAAAATGATGAACAGAGGCTAAATATGGGATTCTGTGCTCAGCAACCACAGTCCACAAATATGATAATCATTAGTTCAAAGAGTCATTGGTTATAGTAACTTACCTGAAAGAATTTCCCTCATATATGGATGTGCATACACCGTAAGagacttttgtttttggttagaTCTAAAAAAGATAAGCAAATGAGAAACTGGTCATTAAACACATGAGAAATACAGCTATCCTAGCATCTACCTTTACCACCCAATGATAAAAAATCTAACAAGTCTGTTATTTAGGATTCTATCTCTATATCCATTTttagtataataaaataactggatacaattttccttcattatataatttaatatttcactGATGGATAATTTTTAGTataattcatacatatatttatataagaaatgTATATGTTATAGCTCAGAACTGATCTAGGAAGATATGaagaaatttttaataaatgaaagaaaatatacttaaattgGTTTTATGATGATGACTTGTCAAAATTTCTCTTGGATAAACAACATTTTTGATAgagaatatatgtatttaaaggtTAACAACAAATGTGACTGTTTCCTATTGTTTGATTGATTGTGATACATAAACACCATAATGGaggtgaaaaagaaaatgtaggtgGCATTTGAAATGATTCATTGGTGTAACAGAAAAGCCTCCTGTTCTGTTAACAGGAGATCATGTTCCTAATATGATACAGAACACAGTGCAAATAACTCTAATCTCAGGAGGAGATCACtgtaaaaattccaagaaaaTGGCAAGTATAGGTGCCTGTGGATTGTAACATAGTTATTCAGTACCttgtggctaatatccatgtaCAAGTGAGTAAATACAAttagtgtctttctgggtctgtgttatctctcccaggatgatattttctaggtccatccacttgcctgtacatttcatgatgtctttgaagGTTTCAAGATTGGCAACAAGCAACTTTTGTGTAGTGGAACCATCCCTGGAAAAGTTCCTCATCTTCTTTTGAGAGAAACAGAGTTTGTATCTCACAaaagatgtgaaaaaaaattactagaGAGTATGAAGGTATTTAACAATATATTTAGaataatggcattttaaaaatctattttgtgCTAGATATCACTAAGAAAATGTCACTAgtaaaaatagtttataaaataaaattcaggtcTAGAATTAAATCATACACAGGAGTTAAGAAAGGTAGCCACATCAGCCTCTGAATACAGTACAATGAAGTCAGTTTGAACATCTTCTTTAAAGGTGATTTCTTTTTATGCCTACTTTTTAATGGCATAAAGCAATGCAGTGTGGCTTCTAATATGTTGTCGAATATCTCCTTTGTGCATCTGGTGATCTTTCATGAAAATATACTCTTCacatattaaatatgaaataatcagtttattaaaatagataaataccTCTACAAGTTCTAGATTCTCCCTATGTTCTCCTTTTCTATTGGTTTGTTttacaattgaaaaaaattaaaagaataagatAAATAGAATTTTAACTTTCCAGTAAAAAAGACAAGCacctgagttttattttataaactatttttacTAGTGACATTTTCTTAGTGATATCTAGcacaaaatagatttttaaaatgccattattCTAAATATATTGTTAAATATCTTCTTACTCTCTAGTAATTTTTTTCACAACTTTTGTGAGATATAAACTCTGTTTCTCTCAAAAGAAGATGAGGAACTTTTCCAGGGATGGTTCCACTACACAAAAGTTGCTTGTTGCCAATCTTGAAAACCTGATTTGTTTTCTGGAACCCACAGGATTCAAGAAGTGAAATAACTCCTATGCAATACAAATAATACCTGTAAATATTTCAGGAGTCTAAAAACCTGAGGACAGCAAGGTTATAGGCTCTTGAAGAGAATTTATAATGAAGAGTCTAatggaaattgtttttaaatgactaCTGAAGACTTACACACAGATAAGTGGATCTATCAACACTCATCAAAGAAGTACATTTTTTCAGTAAATTGtgataaacagagacacataaatGACCAGTGTGCAGTGAATGAAAAACCTCAAAAGTTTTCAGCACTACTTGTGAAGGCTAGTCATAATTCGTTGATTACAAGGGTCAGGCATCATCTGATAAAAGATATTGGTCTTAGAAGACTAATTATCAGTGCAATGGGTGACTATAGCCAAATTGTGCTTTTCAGTCACACCAGAGCTATTCTGCTCATGAAATAAAAGTGATTGTGCCCATATGCAAAAGAACTATAACAGATCAAGCCaggttttaaaaaccaaaaccatgttTGTGGAGGTGGTGAGAAGTTCCAACCCTAGCAGAGAagctatttatgttcatttgtttCAGCTGAATAAGCAAAAGTCATTCTTATTGGAGGTATATCCATACCCTGTTGCATGCAAAATTTAAAGTCTTAttaactatattttctgtatcaaaGTATAATAGTTTAGCATATcaaatataaactatttttatattttatatacattcataaatatCTTTACTTTGaaattcattcattatttcaGATTCTAAGAAGAACGGCTTTAATATGAATACAGGTATTTATGTTGgtagaaattttttctttgtttttgagacagtgttgaTTTTAATTGTAAGGTATTACTCTGAGTAAATCAAGATTTGATAAATATGAGTGAGTTGCACACCACAGTAAAgaacaaatgtatttattaaataaaatatctaacacAAATAGAACAATAAGTTTTAGATCTTAGTGTTTCCCCCCCAATTCTTCAGATAGTCTGCAGCTTACTCTTACCCATGAAACAGCACATGCAGGTTTGAATATACCATGAATACCTCTAATTCACTATGTTTATATCCACTTAACCTTCAGTGATAAAGCCCACAGGAAATATACCAGAGGGATTTTGCCTCATTTATCATCTGGTTAGAAATTATCTAAATGAAGATGTGCTAATGATGggaaaagaacacaaacaaactaCAATATTACCAGAATATAACCTCTCATACTACGGTTGactgataaacaaacaaatacacaaaaatagaaatgttgTGAGGATTATATAAAACACTTTAGTTCTTATCACCGAGAAGATTGGTGATGTCGAATTCCTTTTTCAGACATGGACTGCAGTTGACTAATTAGaaagtttttgaaataaaattttattaagttaTAATATTGAACTTCATGCTGTTTATTTGAGTCTTGTATTATATATTTGGATGGTAGACAGATGTTCCTTATCAAAAAATGCCCAAGACCTTGGCTTTGTCTAGTGCAAGGAATGACAAAGTTTGATTATTTATATGGGTTCTACACATTGTATTTTCATAGAATTTTGTAACAGTTTAAggcaattgaaaatatttattccaGCTAGATGTAACTACCCTAAGATATTTTGGTCCCAAGTGTAGCATGAGTATACCAagtgtggattttgttttgtttgatttccattaatttattttttcaatttatatctCAATTCCAGCCTTCATTGTTCCTCTACCCCAAGTCCTGCACTGTCACTCCTTGCTCCTCTCTCCCCTACCCTTCCAGTCCCTTTCCTCCAAGTACTGACCCACCCTGGCACAAGAAGTATCTTCAGGACTGAAATtatcttttcccactgaagcTAGACCAGGCAGCCCAGCTCAGGGAAAGAGATCCAAATGCAGGCAACAGGCTCAAAGTAAAAGACAGCACCTATTTCAATTGTTAggggaaccacatgaagaccaagtagTACATCTGTTTATATATGTGgagaaggcctaggtccagtccatgcatgctctttgattggtggctcagtctcggTTAGcaccatgggcccaggttagttgtctctgttggtctttttgtggtgtccttAACCACCCCAGATTCTTCAATTCATCACCAGCTCTACCACAAGACACCataagctctgcctaatgtttggcttcGGGTCACTGCATTTATTTCTAGAAGCTGttgaatgaagcctctcagaatACACATATGGTAGGTCTTCTGTCTGCCAGcagagcagagtatcattaatagtgtcagaggcaGACTCTCTCCTATGGTATAGATCTCAAATTGGTCTAGTCAGTGCTTGGTCATTCCTTCAAACTCCCATCCATCATTTTCCTCTTATATCTTATAAGCTGGGCAAGTTTTGGGTCGAAGGCTTTGTGGGTGGCTTTTTGTCCCCCTTTCTCCACGGCAATTCTActctggctataggaggtggtcGTTTTAGACTCTGTATTCTTCACTCTTAGGAGTCTCAGCTTGAGTCACCCTTATATGTcccaagtctctggattaacacAGAGATGCTCATGGGCCCACAGATTTCCTTTCTCCAAGCTTTCTCACATCACACCCCTTTTCTCACCACACCTTATCCCCACCTCTGTTCTCATCCCAATCCCCTCTCCCATTCACtcctaatttctattttattggtcCTTCTGAATGAGATTCAAACATTCTCCCTTGGACTGTccatattatttaatttcttttggtctgtggattgtaacataATTATTCAgtactttgtggctaatatccaatgtacaaGTGAGTAAATACAACTAGTGTCTTTATGGGTCTGTGTTATCTctctcagaatgatattttctaggtccatccacttgcctgcaaatttcatgatgtctttgattttagtagctgagtagtatcccactGTGTGAAGAtaccactttatttttatatattctttggatgtgggacatctaggttgtttccagtttcttggtattataaataaagtggctatgaacatatttgagctAGTGTCTGTGTGGTATAGTGcagcatctttttggtatatgatTATAGTTTTATTATCAACCTGGTGACAACTTTCTTTGCCACAAGAACATTTAAGCCTGTACTTGATTTCACTCATATTATGTTGTATTAGCTAGGCTTTGGTGTAAAATTAGTAGTTATCAAGCAAAATTTAAGGTATTCTTGCATGAATGGTTATAAGCTTTGTTTCTGTATTCAACTCATCCAATGTTAACAGATAGACATCAGACTAACTACTTATCCCAGGCTGTGCTTAGTATCctcattcttctgcctccacactCCAATTAATAGTATACATAGTATTTTCTCCAATAAccaaaatttaatataataaacatatgttaatataataaatatatttatgtaatttacTATATTAAAAGTTGGTGTAATAACTATACTCATAATACATGTACTTTACATTTAGAAGAAAGACAACATTAAATCATCGAGTAAAGAGAAGTGTGAATTAATGAATTAAGATTAATCCAATaacaagacagaagaaaagtAATGATGTCatctcacagatacacacacgcacacacacacaaacacatactcacacagaggcacatgcatacacaaatacatacactgagaattgtacaatattagatGATACTATGAAATTGTGAACTATTTAACCACTAAATATGTGGTGTTAATTTTTGCTATTACAATCATATAGAACATGATATAAATTTAATGTGAAATCATAATGATGTAAGCTTCCTCGAGAAATGAAGAATTTGTGTGCTTGGATATTACTGGGACCTTCATATCAACACAATAGGCTTCATTTTCCTGACACAGTGatgaagaactttttaaaaacacttaataaatacatggtatgcactctcggataagtggttattagcccagaagttctgagttcaggaagaacaacctacaaaccacaagaaactcaagaagaaggagcaTGTCAacatgtggacatttcattccttcttgaaaggaggaacaaaatacccatgggaagatttgcagagagtaactatggacagatactgaaggaaggacaagccagcctaatatagctatcttctgagtatctctgacagtacctgactaatacagatgtagaggctcatagccatccattgaactgagtgcagggtccccaatgggggagttagaaaaaggaccaaaggagctgaagggtttgccgCTCCTTAGggtgaacaaaaatatgaactaagtagtaccctcagagctctgagggactcaaccaccaaccaaggactatacatggtgggactgaattttctggcagcatgtgtatagtagaggattgcaaagttgatcatcaatgggaggagaggcccttggccctgtgaaggttctgtgcaccagtttaggggaatgccagggccaataagtgggagagagtggggtggcaagcatggggaggggagaagcaacaaggggttgttcttgttggattttttgtttgtttgtttgtttatccattttttggagggaaacagaaagaagaaatcatatgatatgtaaataaagaaaatatctaataaaaaaacacttAACAATAGAAACATATATGAATATCAAATGAGTGTAGATactaaaaatattaacaatagaTTTTCATACCAATAAACGCACAGGCATAATTAAACTACAAGTAATTtattgtaaaattaaattaacaaaacTAATATAAGATACTGAAGACAcctctccttttatttcttaCACACAACAAAAATCATGTTACCCTCCTTGTACACTTAAAAAATTCACTGTGAAAATTCATTTCTTCAATTGTGGTGTGTATAATCTGTCTTTTCTTTGAGGAAACACAGTTTTTAACTGTTTTCTTCACTGAAATTTATAAAgcaattacatttatttgatttGAAGAATTGTAATCTTAAATAATATGTGAATATCTAGGTGAAGATATTTTGTATGGTTTTCCCTGTCTTTCTAAGAGCATATTGTACATCTTTATTCCTCAAGCTGTAGATCAACGGATTTAACATGGGGATTATTAAGGTATAAAAGATGGAAGCCACCTTGTCAGTGTTTAAGGAGTGACTGGACTTAGgttgcacatacataaatatcaaAGTCCCATAGAAGACAGTGACCACTGTAAGATGGGACCCACAAGTAGAGAAAGCCTTCTGCCTTCCTTCAGCAGAATTCATCCTGAGAATAGCTCTGAGAATGAGCAGATAGGAGACAAGAATTACCACTGGTGAGGAAATCAAGTTAATtgttgataaaattaaaattatcatttcactttcctttttatttgagcAGAGAAGAGATATCAAGGGGAGACCATCACAGTAGAAATGACTGATAATATTGTGtccacagaaggaagaagaaaaaatatttatggtGACTATGAGAGCAACAAATATACTGTAAACATATGGGATTGCCACCAGGACCCAACATACTCTTTGTGACATAATGACATTATAGAGGAGTGGTTTACAGATGGCGACATAACGATCATAAGACATTgcagagagaataaaaaattCACTAACAATGAACATACTGAAGAAAGACAATTGGAcagcacagaaataaaatgatattgtATTTTGTTCTACAAGaaaatttcttaacatttttggTCCCACAGCTGTTGAATAACCAAGGTCAGTAGTAGCGAGATGTCTGAGAAAGAAGTACATGGGTGTTTGTAGCCTAGAGTCCACCATGGTAAGGATGATCATGCCCAAATTGCCCACCAGTGTGATCAGATAGATGATGAGGAACAGTCCGAACAATGGGGCCTGCAGCTCTGGGCGGTCAGTGATGCCCACCAGGATGAATTCAGTTACCATTGTGAAGTTGTGTTTATCCATTGGGTTTATGAAAAATTCTGTTTTGAGTGGAAATTGTTTCATAGTCAATATATTTCACATGTCATTTGGTGAGGTTTTATCATCTAAAGTAGCTTAAATAAAGTatctataaacatttaaatttatttggaaatatatattaaaaacataatatatcctatgtacatctacatatatacatatgcaaacatggATTTAAAATTCACAAACATGAATCTTTAGTCCTGTACCAAAAATAGCTCAAATCAGAGAATAACATGATTATCTGTCAATGATATTTGCTTTCCTAACTATATTGAGAGCAGTCAGTTTAATTCACTTCTCAGCATTAGTAAATCTGGAAATGTTCCTATACATAATATCTAGCCAAAGAGTCATGCAACCTCCAATTCTAATACTCTCAGGTTTTAAGAATGTCTCTATACAGACAGATgaacatatataaatgaaaaagaaaatcaagttttaaaattgtAGATAGTTATTGATAGAACAttgatgaaatttatttttcttatattcttatttCTTATATGTTACTACAATATTGTACTTAATAATTATGTACTtgtgaaaatatgtaaaatatttgcaaataagaGTACATATACCTTCCAAAATCTTTTAGTTATACAAGTTACTTTCAAGTGTAGATCAACAGTATCTGAACATATAATAATAGAAGATATGGAGTTTTATCACACTCCATACTCTTCAGATCAATGAATAAGCTTAGGGTTACTCATTATACTCAGAATTGTCTTAATTTGAAGAAACTTAACAGCATGTAAGACTATCTGTGCAATACTCTTACTCATTACCTAGTATATACAAACATTCCTGTGAAAAAATAAGGTGAGATATGTAAGATGCTTTTGGGGATATACAAAGATAAGACGTCTCTGTATGGACTTTGAAAATATGAAGTAGAAGTTAATGATCCAACAAGTTTGTACTTCTAGGACATAGTCCAAAACAATGATGAACACAGATTTCAAACAATCT
The nucleotide sequence above comes from Mastomys coucha isolate ucsf_1 unplaced genomic scaffold, UCSF_Mcou_1 pScaffold15, whole genome shotgun sequence. Encoded proteins:
- the LOC116092092 gene encoding olfactory receptor 8K3-like encodes the protein MEKYNLTTVTEFILVRFTYHPELQVPLFGLFLIIYLTSLVGNLGMIILTMIDSRLQTPMYFFLRNLATTDLGYSTAVGPKMLSNLLVDQNTISFYGCAIQSSLLSMFIVSEFFILSAMSYDRYVAICKPLLYTVIMSQKVCWILVTIPYLYSIIVSLLVNVKIFILSFCGYNVISHFYCDILPLLPLICSNTHEIEVIILIFSAVNLLSTLLIIIGSYLLILMAILRINSAEGKWKAFSTCGSHLTVVIVFYGTLIFMYLQPTSTHSIDTGNVTSIFYTQVIPMLNPLIYTLRNKDVKDVLKKALEKIHNLVS
- the LOC116092093 gene encoding olfactory receptor 8K3-like, which encodes MDKHNFTMVTEFILVGITDRPELQAPLFGLFLIIYLITLVGNLGMIILTMVDSRLQTPMYFFLRHLATTDLGYSTAVGPKMLRNFLVEQNTISFYFCAVQLSFFSMFIVSEFFILSAMSYDRYVAICKPLLYNVIMSQRVCWVLVAIPYVYSIFVALIVTINIFSSSFCGHNIISHFYCDGLPLISLLCSNKKESEMIILILSTINLISSPVVILVSYLLILRAILRMNSAEGRQKAFSTCGSHLTVVTVFYGTLIFMYVQPKSSHSLNTDKVASIFYTLIIPMLNPLIYSLRNKDVQYALRKTGKTIQNIFT